GCACGCGCACTCCCAGTCACGCGAGGGCCCGAAGATCTGTTCTCCGAAGAGACCGTCCTTCTCGGGCTTCAGCGTGCGGTAGTTGATGGTCTCCGGCTTCTTGACCTCACCGTGCGACCAGGCGCGGATGTTCTCGGCAGTGGCGAGGCCGATCCGCAGCTCATCGAAAGTTGTTGCTTCGATCAAAATTTAATCCCTTGTCAGATGTATCGACGTGTCGTTGTGGGAAGGGGGCTTAGATCTCGTCGACGTTCGACGATTCGAAGCGGGAGGAGATGTTGATGCCGAGCTCTTCGGCGGCACGGAAGACCTCGTCGTCCGTGTCGCGCAGGCTGACCGTCTGGCCGTCGGCCGAGAGGACCTCGACGTTCAGGCACAGCGACTGCATCTCTTTGATGAGGACCTTGAAGCTCTCGGGGATGCCGGGCTCCTGGATGTTCTCGCCCTTGACGATGGCTTCGTACACCTTCACGCGGCCGAGGATGTCGTCCGACTTGATGGTCAGGAGCTCTTGCAGCGCGTACGCGGCGCCGTAGGCCTCGAGGGCCCAGACCTCCATCTCGCCGAAGCGCTGGCCACCGAACTGTGCCTTACCACCCAGCGGCTGCTGCGTGATCATCGAGTACGGGCCCGTCGAGCGCGCGTGGATCTTGTCGTCGACGAGGTGGTGCAGCTTCAGGATGTACATGTAACCGACCGAGATCGGGTTCGGGAACGGCTCACCGGAGCGACCGTCGAACAGGCGCGCCTTGCCGGACGAACCGATCAGACGCTCACCGTCGCGGGTCGGCAGGGTCGAGTCGAGCAGACCCTCGATCTCGCGCTCGGCGGCACCGTCGAACACCGGGGTGGCGACCTTCGTGCCGGGAGCGGCGCTGAGCGCCTCTTCGGGCAGGTTCTTCGCCCACTCCTGGACGCCTTCGACGTTCCAGCCCTGCGCCGCGATCCACCCGAGGTGGATCTCGAGCACCTGGCCGAAGTTCATCCGGCCGGGGACACCCAGCGGGTTGAGGATGATGTCGACCGGGGTGCCGTCCGCGAGGAAGGGCATGTCCTCGACGGGGAGGATCGTCGAGATGACGCCCTTGTTGCCGTGACGACCGGCGAGCTTGTCACCCGCGGTGATCTTGCGCTTCTGGGCGATGAACACGACCACGCGCTGGTTGACGCCCGAGCCGAGCTCGTCGTCGCCGTCCTGCGAGTCGAACACCTTGACGCCGATGACCGTGCCCTGCTCGCCGTGGGGCACCTTCAGGGACGTGTCGCGGACCTCACGGCTCTTCTCGTTGAAGATCGCACGCAGCAGACGCTCTTCGGCACTGAGCTCGGTCTCGCCCTTGGGCGTGACCTTGCCGACGAGGATGTCGCCGGGGCGCACCTCGGCACCGATGCGGATGATGCCGCGCTCGTCGAGGTCGGCCAGCAGGTCGGGGCTGACGTTGGGGAGATCACGGGTGATCTCTTCCTTGCCGAGCTTCGTGTCGCGGGCGTCGACTTCGTACTCTTCGATGTGGATCGACGAGAGCGTGTCGTCCTTGATGAGGTTCTGCGACAGGATCATCGCGTCCTCGTAGTTGTAGCCCTCCCACGGCATGAACGCGACGAGCAGGTTCTTGCCGAGTGCGAGCTCGCCGTTCTCGGTCGCGGGACCGTCGGCGATGACCTCGCCGACCTCGACGCGCTGGCCGGCGTCGACGATCACACGGTGGTTGTAGCTGGCGCCCTGGTTCGAGCGGTCGAACTTGCGCAGGAAGTAGTCCTGCGTGCCGCCGTCGTCGAGCTGGACGGTGACGACGTCGGCCGACACCTCGGAGACCACGCCCGCGGCGTCGGCGGTGACGACGTCACCGGCGTCGATCGCGGTGTAGCCCTCCATGCCGGTGCCGACGAGGGGGCTCTCGCTGCGGACGAGCGGGACGGCCTGACGCTGCATGTTGGCACCCATGAGGGCGCGGTTCGCGTCGTCGTGCTCGAGGAACGGGATCAGCGACGTGGCCACCGACACCATCTGGCGCGGCGAGACGTCCATGTAGTCGACCTCGGCCTTGTCGACGAGCTCGACCTCGCCGCCCTTCTTGCGGACGAGCACCTTGTCGTCGACGAAGTCGAACTTGTCGTCGAGGGGGGCGTTCGCCTGGGCGACGACGTAGTCGTCTTCTTCCGAAGCGGTGAGGTAGTCGATCGTCGTGGTGACGTTGCCCTTCTCCACGCGACGGTACGGCGTCTCGATGAAGCCGAACGAGTTGATGCGCGCGAAGGACGCGAGCGAACCGATCAGACCGATGTTCGGGCCTTCAGGGGTCTCGATCGGGCACATGCGGCCGTAGTGCGAGGGGTGGACGTCGCGGACCTCGACGCCGGCGCGCTCACGCGACAGACCGCCGGGGCCGAGCGCGCTCAGGCGACGCTTGTGCGTCAGACCCGAGAGCGGGTTGTTCTGGTCCATGAACTGCGACAGCTGCGAGGTGCCGAAGAACTCCTTGATCGCGGCGACGACGGGGCGCACGTTGATCAGGGTCTGCGGCGTGATCGCCTCGATGTCCTGGGTGGTCATGCGCTCGCGGACGACGCGCTCCATGCGCGACAGACCGGTGCGGACCTGGTTCTGGATCAGTTCGCCCACCGCGCGGATGCGGCGGTTGCCGAAGTGGTCGATGTCGTCGACGTCGAGGCGCAGCTGGACGGGCTCGCCGTCGCGCGTGCCGTTCATCGTCTTCTCTTCGGCGTGCAGCGACACGAGGTACTTGATCGTCGCGACGATGTCGTCGACGGTCAGGACCGAGTCGCCCAGGGGCGCGTCGATGCCGAGCTTGCGGTTGATCTTGTAGCGACCCACCTTCGCCAGGTCGTAGCGCTTGTGGTTGAAGTAGAAGTTGTCGAGGAGCGCGCGCGCGGCCTCGGCGGCGACCTGCTCGCCCGGACGGAGCTTGCGGTAGATGTCCTTGAGCGCCTCTTCCTTGGTGAGGATGGCGTCCTTCTCGAGGGTGGCCTCGATCGAGGCGAAGCCCTTGAACTCCTCCATGATCTCTTCGCTCGTCAGGCCGAGGGCCTTGAGGAAGACGGTCACGCTCTGCTTGCGCTTGCGGTCGATGCGGACGCCGACCTGGTCGCGCTTGTCGATCTCGAACTCGAGCCAGGCACCGCGGCTCGGGATGACGCGAGCCGAGTAGATGTCCTTGTCGCTGGTCTTGTCTGAGGCGCGCTCGAAGTAGACGCCCGGGCTGCGGACGAGCTGCGAGACGACGACACGCTCGGTGCCGTTGATGATGAACGTGCCGCGCTCGGTCATGAGCGGGAAGTCACCCATGAAGACCGTCTGGGTCTTGATCTCACCGGTGAGGTGGTTCATGAACTCGGCGTTCACGTAGAGCGGCGCGGCGTAGGTCTTGCCACGCTCTTTGCACTCGTCGATCGTGTACTTGGGCTCTTCGAGCTCGGGGGCCGTGAACGAGAGCTGCATGGTCTCGCCGAGGTCTTCGATCGGCGAGATCTCTTCGAAGATCTCTTCCAGGCCCGAGTGGAGGGCCAGGTCGGTGCGACCCTGCTCGGTCGCCTCGGCGAGGCGGTCCTTCCAGATGTCGTTGCCGACGAGCCAGTCGAAGCTCTCGGTCTGGAGCGCCAGCAGGTCGGGGACCGTCAGCGTGTCGGTGATCTTGGCGAACGAGAGCCGCGATGCGTTGCGACCGTTCTTGGGCGAGTTGGTGGATGCGTTGTTCGCAGCAGCCAAGGAAGTAACCTCCGTGGACCCCGTCGGGTCATCACTGTCGGACAGTATGTGGTGAGTGAGTGAACGGCCCTACCCGGCGGACACCATCCACCCCGCCGTCATATTCGGGGGTGGGTGTCTCGAGACGTTGTCGACCGCAATATGACGACAGGACGCACGGGGAGCGCAAAGGTCCATACTAGGTCGCCCCGGACACGCCTGGCAAGCCCTGTCGTTGACCTTTCGCCCGAGCTTCGGTATAACCCGGGCGCATGCACAGGCATTCCACGGGATCGGGGCCCGCGCGCGCCTCCTCGTCCCCGGGATGGGAGGCTTGGGGCATGGCCGCACAGCACGACGAACCGCCCGTCGAGATCTCGATCGGGGCGGGTCTCGCCCGCGTGGACGAGGACCGGCACCGCCCCGGTTCGTACACGCTCGTCGTCGACGGCACGCCCCAGTCGCACGTCGACCTCGACGACCCGACGCACCTGGCCTTCGAGTACGTCCGGCGGATCGGGCACGCCGTCGACCTGCTGCCCGAGGGGCCGGTCACCGCGCTGCACCTCGGCGCCGGCGCCCTGACCCTGCCGCGCTACGTCGAGGCGACCCGACCGGGCTCGCGCCAGCAGGTGATCGAGCTCGAGGCCGACCTCGTGGCCCTGGTGCGCGAGACGCTGCCGCTGCCCCGCGGGGCCTCGATCCGGGTGCGCTACGGCGACGCCCGCGAGGTCATGGTGAAGCTGCCCGCCGGGCTGCGCGGCACGGTCGACCTGCTGATCGTCGACGTGTTCGGCGGCTCGCAGATCCCCGCACACGTGACCTCGCTCGAGTTCTACACAGCGGCTGCAGAGTTCCTGTCGCCGACCGGCATGCTGATCGTCAACTCGGCCGACGGCGCGGGGCTGGCCTTCGCCCGGGGCCAGGCGTCGACGCTCGCGACCGTGTTCGAGCACGTGGTCGCGGTCGCCGACCCCGCGACACTCAAGGGGCGTCGCTTCGGCAACGTCGTGCTGATCGGTTCGCCGTCGCCGCTGCCGACCGACCGCATGCCGCGGCTCTACTCGTCGGACCCGCTGCCGGCCAAGGTCGTCCACGGCCGCGAGCTGCGTGACTTCGTCGCCGGGGCGCCCGTCGTCACCGACGCGACGGCCGTGCCGTCGCCCGAGCCGTCGCGGAGCGTGTTCGGGGCACGGTGATCACGCTCCGGTCGAACCACCGGGCCGCCCCCGTGGCGCCCACGACGGCGACCGTGGCGAGGACCGTCGCGACGACGACGGGGACGACGTTCGGCAGGGTGGGCGTCACCGGCACCCTGGTGACCACGGCGAGCGCGAGCGAGAGGCCCGTCGACGTCGCCACGACGAGACCGACGGGCAGCGTGGCCGTGAGCACGACGACCAACCCCTCGGCCAGGGCGGTCCGTCGCGCGACGGACGGTCGTGCCCCGTGGGCGGACAAGTGGAGTCGGTCGGGGTCGCGGCGAGGGCCGCGGAGCAGGGTGGAGGCGGCCGCGCCCGCGAGCGCCACGGCCGACGCCGGCCCGAGGGCCAGAGCCGTCTGACCCCATTGGGACGCCGAGGCCCCGGCGGGTGCGGCTCCGAGCATCACACCCAGGTCGAGCGCTGACCCGGTCGCCATGACGAGACCGACGAAGAGGCCGACGGTCACCGTCGTGGACACGCCGGCTACGGTCCCGACAACCGCCCGGGCCCTCGTGATCCGCCAGACGACTCCTCTGCCGTCGGGAACCAGTCGTGTCCAGCGCCGAACGAACCACGGCGTGAAGCACGGGTACAGGAGGACGAGGGAGACGACCGACACGACGCCGACCGTCGAGTGCAGCGCGAGCAACCGGAGTGACGGCGTGAAGAACGCGAGCTCGGAGAACGCGGCGACGTCGGCCTGGTCGAAGAACCCCGCGCCGGACGTGACGGCCGCCGTCAATCCGTCCCAGACGAGGACGAGGGCCACGACGGGCAGGACGAACACGAGCCACAGGGCGGCGACGACGACGATCCGACCTGCGGACGGGGCGGCGGCCGCCGTGCTGTCCGCCCCGTCGCCGCGGAGGACCCGAGCCGGGAGGCGCACCGAAGCCCTCGAGGCTGCCGAGCGCGCCGACAGCAGGGACAGCGCCACGACGGACGCGGCGCTGCACGTCCACGACAGGCTGCCGCCGACCAGCAGCACGGGCGAGGGGACGACGACGTCGAGGGAGGGACGGACCAGCGCCAGGACGAGGACGTGGGCGAGTGGCGCGGCGAGCACCGCCCCGAGGACGGCACAGCCACCTGCCCGGGCGAGTGCGAGACGAACGACGTGCCTCGGACCCAGCCCTGCGGTCGACAGGAGGGCGCTCTGTACCTCGTCGCCGCGCACGGCGAGTGCGTGCACGCGGATCAGGACGACGACCGTCGCCATCGCCGTGGCGACGACGACAGGGCTCACGTCGGCGTCCACCGGATCGGGCTCGATCCACCTCGTGATCTCGGAGGACACCGCGAGTCCCAGCACGAACGTCAGGGCCGAGGCCGAGACGAAGGCGACGATCGTGGCGGCGAGGGCCGCCCGGGGGTCTGCACGGATCGACCTCCAGACCAGCCAGACCGTCATGCCGTGCCAGCCGAACGGAAGAGGGTCTCGAGCCCCTCCGGAGTCGGACCGGTCACGTCATGGCGCACCCGGCCCCGGTCGACGAAGACGACGCGATCGGCAGCGGACGCCACCCTCGGATCGTGTGTCACGACGAGGACCGCCGCGCCGGCACGGGCGCGGATGCGGATCATCTCGACCACGGCGTCGACCGATCTCGGGTCGAGCCCGTCGGTCGGTTCGTCGAGCAATGTGACGTGAGGCTGCTGGACGGCGACCCGGGCCAGTGCGACCCGGCGCTTCTCGCCACCCGACAGACCCTCGGGCAGTTCGTCGGACCTGTCGGCGAGTCCGACGCGACGAAGGGCGTCGTCGATCACGTCAGCCGGGGGCCTCTCGCCGCGGATGCGATGGAGGAGTTCGACGTTCTCCCGGACCGTCAGAGCGGGCAGGAGGTCGTCACCCTGGAGGAGGAGGAGGGCGATGTGATGAGCCCGGACCCACGCACGGCCTGCGGCGTCGAGCGCCTGGATGTCGCCACCGAGGACGTCGACGCGACCCGTCGAACAGTCCTGCAGCCCGGCCACGCACCCGAGGATCGACGACTTGCCGGACCCGGAGGGCCCCATGAGCGCCACGGTCTCACCCCTCGCCACGGTGAACGAGATCTGCTCGAGGACGGGGCGCCGCGCCCCCTTCGTGTCCACCACGTCGAGGCCGACCCCCCACAGCGACACGGCCGTCATCTGGTGCCTCCGCGGAGGAACAGGTGGTCGGGCAGGGCATCGAGGATCGTCGACCTCGTCGACCTCGCCGACTCGCCGACGACGCGGTCGGAGGCAGCTGGCGAGAGGCATCGGACGCGACTGTCGTGCATGCGACGAATGTAGCAAAATTCTTATCCACAATGTCAGATCGGCCCGAGATCGGCGTCCTCTCGGGCACCCCGCCACGATGTGGACACGACGCCACGCGAAAAGGTGGCGGTGTGTCCATTTCGTGGCGGCGTGAGGGTGCGGCGGCGTGACGGCATGAGCGCGCGACGGCACGAACGCACAGCGACCCGGGCCGGGAACCGTGGGGCCGGGCGGCGCGACTACTGGTCGGCGCGAGGGGCGGGGGCGCCGAGGGCGGCGCGGAGGCGGGCCTCGGCGTCGTCGGGGGCCTTCGCCGCCTCGACGTTGGCCTCGGTCACGGCCTTGATGACCTCTTCGCGCTGGATCTTGACCCCGCGCGGTGCGTCGATGCCGATGCGCACGCCGTCGCCACGGGAGTCGAGCACCGTGATGACGATGTCGTCGCCGATCACGATGCGTTCTCCGACCTTGCGTGTCAGCACCAGCATCGGGCCAGCTTACTGAGCGCGGGGCGCTCCGGTCGCGACGACAGGCAGGAGGCGCGGCTCGGCGGCCCCGGGACGGCGGCGGCCACGAGGCACGACCGCGGGAGGACGACCACCGCGGGAGGCGCGGCTCAGCGGCCCGCGCCTCCTTCGCGCCAGCCCACCGGCACGCCGAGCAGGTGCACCGTGCCCGGGGTCGCCGTGTCGTCCTCACCGACCACCGCGGCCGCGACCACGGGCGCGACCGCCCGGACGGCCTCGACCCAGCGGGCCGTGTCGTCGTGCTTGCGGCCGACGTCGACCGCGACCCAGACCTGGTCGGCGGCGATCGCCTCGAGGGTGGCGGGGGCGGCGGCGTCCCAGGCGAGGGCCGTCACGACGGCCGAGTTCTCGTGCACGCCGGTGGCCCGGGCCAGGATGCCGCTGCGTCGATCCGACACGTCGACCGAGCGCAGCCCGAAGGTCGACGCCATCTGGGCGGCCACGCGGAAGGCGTCGCCCGGGCGG
This genomic interval from Frigoribacterium sp. Leaf415 contains the following:
- the rpoB gene encoding DNA-directed RNA polymerase subunit beta, which translates into the protein MAAANNASTNSPKNGRNASRLSFAKITDTLTVPDLLALQTESFDWLVGNDIWKDRLAEATEQGRTDLALHSGLEEIFEEISPIEDLGETMQLSFTAPELEEPKYTIDECKERGKTYAAPLYVNAEFMNHLTGEIKTQTVFMGDFPLMTERGTFIINGTERVVVSQLVRSPGVYFERASDKTSDKDIYSARVIPSRGAWLEFEIDKRDQVGVRIDRKRKQSVTVFLKALGLTSEEIMEEFKGFASIEATLEKDAILTKEEALKDIYRKLRPGEQVAAEAARALLDNFYFNHKRYDLAKVGRYKINRKLGIDAPLGDSVLTVDDIVATIKYLVSLHAEEKTMNGTRDGEPVQLRLDVDDIDHFGNRRIRAVGELIQNQVRTGLSRMERVVRERMTTQDIEAITPQTLINVRPVVAAIKEFFGTSQLSQFMDQNNPLSGLTHKRRLSALGPGGLSRERAGVEVRDVHPSHYGRMCPIETPEGPNIGLIGSLASFARINSFGFIETPYRRVEKGNVTTTIDYLTASEEDDYVVAQANAPLDDKFDFVDDKVLVRKKGGEVELVDKAEVDYMDVSPRQMVSVATSLIPFLEHDDANRALMGANMQRQAVPLVRSESPLVGTGMEGYTAIDAGDVVTADAAGVVSEVSADVVTVQLDDGGTQDYFLRKFDRSNQGASYNHRVIVDAGQRVEVGEVIADGPATENGELALGKNLLVAFMPWEGYNYEDAMILSQNLIKDDTLSSIHIEEYEVDARDTKLGKEEITRDLPNVSPDLLADLDERGIIRIGAEVRPGDILVGKVTPKGETELSAEERLLRAIFNEKSREVRDTSLKVPHGEQGTVIGVKVFDSQDGDDELGSGVNQRVVVFIAQKRKITAGDKLAGRHGNKGVISTILPVEDMPFLADGTPVDIILNPLGVPGRMNFGQVLEIHLGWIAAQGWNVEGVQEWAKNLPEEALSAAPGTKVATPVFDGAAEREIEGLLDSTLPTRDGERLIGSSGKARLFDGRSGEPFPNPISVGYMYILKLHHLVDDKIHARSTGPYSMITQQPLGGKAQFGGQRFGEMEVWALEAYGAAYALQELLTIKSDDILGRVKVYEAIVKGENIQEPGIPESFKVLIKEMQSLCLNVEVLSADGQTVSLRDTDDEVFRAAEELGINISSRFESSNVDEI
- a CDS encoding spermidine synthase encodes the protein MAAQHDEPPVEISIGAGLARVDEDRHRPGSYTLVVDGTPQSHVDLDDPTHLAFEYVRRIGHAVDLLPEGPVTALHLGAGALTLPRYVEATRPGSRQQVIELEADLVALVRETLPLPRGASIRVRYGDAREVMVKLPAGLRGTVDLLIVDVFGGSQIPAHVTSLEFYTAAAEFLSPTGMLIVNSADGAGLAFARGQASTLATVFEHVVAVADPATLKGRRFGNVVLIGSPSPLPTDRMPRLYSSDPLPAKVVHGRELRDFVAGAPVVTDATAVPSPEPSRSVFGAR
- a CDS encoding ABC transporter ATP-binding protein gives rise to the protein MTAVSLWGVGLDVVDTKGARRPVLEQISFTVARGETVALMGPSGSGKSSILGCVAGLQDCSTGRVDVLGGDIQALDAAGRAWVRAHHIALLLLQGDDLLPALTVRENVELLHRIRGERPPADVIDDALRRVGLADRSDELPEGLSGGEKRRVALARVAVQQPHVTLLDEPTDGLDPRSVDAVVEMIRIRARAGAAVLVVTHDPRVASAADRVVFVDRGRVRHDVTGPTPEGLETLFRSAGTA
- the csrA gene encoding carbon storage regulator CsrA yields the protein MLVLTRKVGERIVIGDDIVITVLDSRGDGVRIGIDAPRGVKIQREEVIKAVTEANVEAAKAPDDAEARLRAALGAPAPRADQ